One stretch of Arachis hypogaea cultivar Tifrunner chromosome 20, arahy.Tifrunner.gnm2.J5K5, whole genome shotgun sequence DNA includes these proteins:
- the LOC112782696 gene encoding casein kinase II subunit alpha isoform X3, whose product MMMMMKRPMLRRMELREQDDYEVVRKVGRGKYSEVFKGVHSTDNEKCIIKILKLVKKKKLKREIKILHNLCGSPNVIKLLDIVRDQQSKTPSLIFEYVNNTDFKVLYPTLSDYDIRYYIYELLKERVKVPFKSEGKGNFRTVSFKFKAVAPRTRLIFYSSFYHTRIDDYGSLCGPVLDQVIVFSVA is encoded by the exons atgatgatgatgatgaagcgcCCGATGCTGCGGAGAATGGAGTTGcg GGAGCAAGATGACTACGAGGTTGTGAGGAAGGTGGGAAGAGGGAAATACAGTGAGGTCTTTAAGGGCGTTCACTCCACCGATAATGAAAAATGCATAATCAAGATCCTCAAACTCGTCAAGAAGAAAAAG TTAAAGAGGGAGATCAAAATATTACATAATCTTTGTGGAAGTCCCAATGTTATAAAGCTGCTTGACATTGTTAGGGACCAGCAATCAAAGACCCCAAGCCTTATATTTGAATATGTCAATAACACTGATTTTAAAGTGCTCTACCCCACCCTGTCAGATTATGATATTCGATATTATATCTATGAACTTCTAAAG GAAAGGGTCAAAGTTCCCTTCAAATCTGAAGGGAAGGGAAACTTCAGAACAGTGAGCTTCAAGTTCAAAGCAGTTGCACCAAGAACAAGACTCATATTCTACAGCTCCTTTTACCATACCAGAATTGATGATTATGGATCTCTCTGTGGCCCTGTTCTTGACCAGGTTATAGTGTTCTCTGTTGCATAA
- the LOC112782696 gene encoding casein kinase II subunit alpha isoform X7 — translation MRDSPPTSSRELGFLRKGSLKQFIMMMMMKRPMLRRMELREQDDYEVVRKVGRGKYSEVFKGVHSTDNEKCIIKILKLVKKKKLKREIKILHNLCGSPNVIKLLDIVRDQQSKTPSLIFEYVNNTDFKVLYPTLSDYDIRYYIYELLKVSFILYWLSKISCYILFLRSLFV, via the exons ATGAGAGATTCTCCTCCCACAAGCTCGCGA GAGCTAGGGTTTCTGAGGAAGGGATCGTTGAAACAAttcataatgatgatgatgatgaagcgcCCGATGCTGCGGAGAATGGAGTTGcg GGAGCAAGATGACTACGAGGTTGTGAGGAAGGTGGGAAGAGGGAAATACAGTGAGGTCTTTAAGGGCGTTCACTCCACCGATAATGAAAAATGCATAATCAAGATCCTCAAACTCGTCAAGAAGAAAAAG TTAAAGAGGGAGATCAAAATATTACATAATCTTTGTGGAAGTCCCAATGTTATAAAGCTGCTTGACATTGTTAGGGACCAGCAATCAAAGACCCCAAGCCTTATATTTGAATATGTCAATAACACTGATTTTAAAGTGCTCTACCCCACCCTGTCAGATTATGATATTCGATATTATATCTATGAACTTCTAAAGGTAAGTTTTATACTCTATTGGTTGTCTAAGATCAGCTGTTATATCTTATTTTTGCGGTCATTATTTGTTTGA
- the LOC112782696 gene encoding casein kinase II subunit alpha isoform X9 produces the protein MRDSPPTSSRELGFLRKGSLKQFIMMMMMKRPMLRRMELREQDDYEVVRKVGRGKYSEVFKGVHSTDNEKCIIKILKLVKKKKLKREIKILHNLCGSPNVIKLLDIVRDQQSKTPSLIFEYVNNTDFKVLYPTLSDYDIRYYIYELLKDIHWRDTWNGGIG, from the exons ATGAGAGATTCTCCTCCCACAAGCTCGCGA GAGCTAGGGTTTCTGAGGAAGGGATCGTTGAAACAAttcataatgatgatgatgatgaagcgcCCGATGCTGCGGAGAATGGAGTTGcg GGAGCAAGATGACTACGAGGTTGTGAGGAAGGTGGGAAGAGGGAAATACAGTGAGGTCTTTAAGGGCGTTCACTCCACCGATAATGAAAAATGCATAATCAAGATCCTCAAACTCGTCAAGAAGAAAAAG TTAAAGAGGGAGATCAAAATATTACATAATCTTTGTGGAAGTCCCAATGTTATAAAGCTGCTTGACATTGTTAGGGACCAGCAATCAAAGACCCCAAGCCTTATATTTGAATATGTCAATAACACTGATTTTAAAGTGCTCTACCCCACCCTGTCAGATTATGATATTCGATATTATATCTATGAACTTCTAAAG GATATACATTGGAGAGACACGTGGAATGGAGGGATTGGGTGA
- the LOC112782696 gene encoding casein kinase II subunit alpha isoform X1: MRDSPPTSSRELGFLRKGSLKQFIMMMMMKRPMLRRMELREQDDYEVVRKVGRGKYSEVFKGVHSTDNEKCIIKILKLVKKKKLKREIKILHNLCGSPNVIKLLDIVRDQQSKTPSLIFEYVNNTDFKVLYPTLSDYDIRYYIYELLKERVKVPFKSEGKGNFRTVSFKFKAVAPRTRLIFYSSFYHTRIDDYGSLCGPVLDQVIVFSVA, from the exons ATGAGAGATTCTCCTCCCACAAGCTCGCGA GAGCTAGGGTTTCTGAGGAAGGGATCGTTGAAACAAttcataatgatgatgatgatgaagcgcCCGATGCTGCGGAGAATGGAGTTGcg GGAGCAAGATGACTACGAGGTTGTGAGGAAGGTGGGAAGAGGGAAATACAGTGAGGTCTTTAAGGGCGTTCACTCCACCGATAATGAAAAATGCATAATCAAGATCCTCAAACTCGTCAAGAAGAAAAAG TTAAAGAGGGAGATCAAAATATTACATAATCTTTGTGGAAGTCCCAATGTTATAAAGCTGCTTGACATTGTTAGGGACCAGCAATCAAAGACCCCAAGCCTTATATTTGAATATGTCAATAACACTGATTTTAAAGTGCTCTACCCCACCCTGTCAGATTATGATATTCGATATTATATCTATGAACTTCTAAAG GAAAGGGTCAAAGTTCCCTTCAAATCTGAAGGGAAGGGAAACTTCAGAACAGTGAGCTTCAAGTTCAAAGCAGTTGCACCAAGAACAAGACTCATATTCTACAGCTCCTTTTACCATACCAGAATTGATGATTATGGATCTCTCTGTGGCCCTGTTCTTGACCAGGTTATAGTGTTCTCTGTTGCATAA
- the LOC112782696 gene encoding casein kinase II subunit alpha isoform X8, whose protein sequence is MRDSPPTSSRELGFLRKGSLKQFIMMMMMKRPMLRRMELREQDDYEVVRKVGRGKYSEVFKGVHSTDNEKCIIKILKLVKKKKLKREIKILHNLCGSPNVIKLLDIVRDQQSKTPSLIFEYVNNTDFKVLYPTLSDYDIRYYIYELLKLIIFEIQDIHWRDTWNGGIG, encoded by the exons ATGAGAGATTCTCCTCCCACAAGCTCGCGA GAGCTAGGGTTTCTGAGGAAGGGATCGTTGAAACAAttcataatgatgatgatgatgaagcgcCCGATGCTGCGGAGAATGGAGTTGcg GGAGCAAGATGACTACGAGGTTGTGAGGAAGGTGGGAAGAGGGAAATACAGTGAGGTCTTTAAGGGCGTTCACTCCACCGATAATGAAAAATGCATAATCAAGATCCTCAAACTCGTCAAGAAGAAAAAG TTAAAGAGGGAGATCAAAATATTACATAATCTTTGTGGAAGTCCCAATGTTATAAAGCTGCTTGACATTGTTAGGGACCAGCAATCAAAGACCCCAAGCCTTATATTTGAATATGTCAATAACACTGATTTTAAAGTGCTCTACCCCACCCTGTCAGATTATGATATTCGATATTATATCTATGAACTTCTAAAG TTGATAATCTTTGAAATTCAGGATATACATTGGAGAGACACGTGGAATGGAGGGATTGGGTGA
- the LOC112782696 gene encoding casein kinase II subunit alpha isoform X5 — translation MMMMMKRPMLRRMELREQDDYEVVRKVGRGKYSEVFKGVHSTDNEKCIIKILKLVKKKKLKREIKILHNLCGSPNVIKLLDIVRDQQSKTPSLIFEYVNNTDFKVLYPTLSDYDIRYYIYELLKERVKVPFKSEGKGNFRTVSFKFKAVAPRTRLIFYSSFYHTRIDDYGSLCGPVLDQS, via the exons atgatgatgatgatgaagcgcCCGATGCTGCGGAGAATGGAGTTGcg GGAGCAAGATGACTACGAGGTTGTGAGGAAGGTGGGAAGAGGGAAATACAGTGAGGTCTTTAAGGGCGTTCACTCCACCGATAATGAAAAATGCATAATCAAGATCCTCAAACTCGTCAAGAAGAAAAAG TTAAAGAGGGAGATCAAAATATTACATAATCTTTGTGGAAGTCCCAATGTTATAAAGCTGCTTGACATTGTTAGGGACCAGCAATCAAAGACCCCAAGCCTTATATTTGAATATGTCAATAACACTGATTTTAAAGTGCTCTACCCCACCCTGTCAGATTATGATATTCGATATTATATCTATGAACTTCTAAAG GAAAGGGTCAAAGTTCCCTTCAAATCTGAAGGGAAGGGAAACTTCAGAACAGTGAGCTTCAAGTTCAAAGCAGTTGCACCAAGAACAAGACTCATATTCTACAGCTCCTTTTACCATACCAGAATTGATGATTATGGATCTCTCTGTGGCCCTGTTCTTGACCAG AGTTAG
- the LOC112782696 gene encoding casein kinase II subunit alpha isoform X2 gives MRDSPPTSSRELGFLRKGSLKQFIMMMMMKRPMLRRMELREQDDYEVVRKVGRGKYSEVFKGVHSTDNEKCIIKILKLVKKKKLKREIKILHNLCGSPNVIKLLDIVRDQQSKTPSLIFEYVNNTDFKVLYPTLSDYDIRYYIYELLKERVKVPFKSEGKGNFRTVSFKFKAVAPRTRLIFYSSFYHTRIDDYGSLCGPVLDQS, from the exons ATGAGAGATTCTCCTCCCACAAGCTCGCGA GAGCTAGGGTTTCTGAGGAAGGGATCGTTGAAACAAttcataatgatgatgatgatgaagcgcCCGATGCTGCGGAGAATGGAGTTGcg GGAGCAAGATGACTACGAGGTTGTGAGGAAGGTGGGAAGAGGGAAATACAGTGAGGTCTTTAAGGGCGTTCACTCCACCGATAATGAAAAATGCATAATCAAGATCCTCAAACTCGTCAAGAAGAAAAAG TTAAAGAGGGAGATCAAAATATTACATAATCTTTGTGGAAGTCCCAATGTTATAAAGCTGCTTGACATTGTTAGGGACCAGCAATCAAAGACCCCAAGCCTTATATTTGAATATGTCAATAACACTGATTTTAAAGTGCTCTACCCCACCCTGTCAGATTATGATATTCGATATTATATCTATGAACTTCTAAAG GAAAGGGTCAAAGTTCCCTTCAAATCTGAAGGGAAGGGAAACTTCAGAACAGTGAGCTTCAAGTTCAAAGCAGTTGCACCAAGAACAAGACTCATATTCTACAGCTCCTTTTACCATACCAGAATTGATGATTATGGATCTCTCTGTGGCCCTGTTCTTGACCAG AGTTAG
- the LOC112782696 gene encoding casein kinase II subunit alpha isoform X4, giving the protein MRDSPPTSSRELGFLRKGSLKQFIMMMMMKRPMLRRMELREQDDYEVVRKVGRGKYSEVFKGVHSTDNEKCIIKILKLVKKKKLKREIKILHNLCGSPNVIKLLDIVRDQQSKTPSLIFEYVNNTDFKVLYPTLSDYDIRYYIYELLKSLKIIQSRQGDIGNYYGVQLLDASVTKYQDYGH; this is encoded by the exons ATGAGAGATTCTCCTCCCACAAGCTCGCGA GAGCTAGGGTTTCTGAGGAAGGGATCGTTGAAACAAttcataatgatgatgatgatgaagcgcCCGATGCTGCGGAGAATGGAGTTGcg GGAGCAAGATGACTACGAGGTTGTGAGGAAGGTGGGAAGAGGGAAATACAGTGAGGTCTTTAAGGGCGTTCACTCCACCGATAATGAAAAATGCATAATCAAGATCCTCAAACTCGTCAAGAAGAAAAAG TTAAAGAGGGAGATCAAAATATTACATAATCTTTGTGGAAGTCCCAATGTTATAAAGCTGCTTGACATTGTTAGGGACCAGCAATCAAAGACCCCAAGCCTTATATTTGAATATGTCAATAACACTGATTTTAAAGTGCTCTACCCCACCCTGTCAGATTATGATATTCGATATTATATCTATGAACTTCTAAAG TCTTTGAAGATAATACAATCAAGGCAAGGAGATATTGGGAACTACTACGGTGTTCAGCTTCTTGATGCTTCAGTGACAAAATACCAAGATTATGGTCACTAA
- the LOC112782696 gene encoding casein kinase II subunit alpha isoform X6, translating to MRDSPPTSSRELGFLRKGSLKQFIMMMMMKRPMLRRMELREQDDYEVVRKVGRGKYSEVFKGVHSTDNEKCIIKILKLVKKKKLKREIKILHNLCGSPNVIKLLDIVRDQQSKTPSLIFEYVNNTDFKVLYPTLSDYDIRYYIYELLKIIQSRQGDIGNYYGVQLLDASVTKYQDYGH from the exons ATGAGAGATTCTCCTCCCACAAGCTCGCGA GAGCTAGGGTTTCTGAGGAAGGGATCGTTGAAACAAttcataatgatgatgatgatgaagcgcCCGATGCTGCGGAGAATGGAGTTGcg GGAGCAAGATGACTACGAGGTTGTGAGGAAGGTGGGAAGAGGGAAATACAGTGAGGTCTTTAAGGGCGTTCACTCCACCGATAATGAAAAATGCATAATCAAGATCCTCAAACTCGTCAAGAAGAAAAAG TTAAAGAGGGAGATCAAAATATTACATAATCTTTGTGGAAGTCCCAATGTTATAAAGCTGCTTGACATTGTTAGGGACCAGCAATCAAAGACCCCAAGCCTTATATTTGAATATGTCAATAACACTGATTTTAAAGTGCTCTACCCCACCCTGTCAGATTATGATATTCGATATTATATCTATGAACTTCTAAAG ATAATACAATCAAGGCAAGGAGATATTGGGAACTACTACGGTGTTCAGCTTCTTGATGCTTCAGTGACAAAATACCAAGATTATGGTCACTAA